A segment of the Gemmatimonadota bacterium genome:
CGTAAGCCTTCTTGACGAGGGCGGGATCGTTCCAGGCGACGCGGATCATGGGCGCCACGTCTCTCTGGCGCGCGATCACCGGCACCATGTCCAGGTCTTCCACGGCGCTCGCGGAATGCTCGGTGTCGATCCAGAGGAAATCAACGTCGGAACGGCATACCACCGAGGCCGTGAACGAATCGTGGGCGGGCAGGACCGTGCCCAGCAGCAACTCGCCGTCCCGGATGCGCTGTTTCAGCGGGTTCGGGTACTTCATCTAGACCCTGCACCTTTCTGACACGCCGAAACGCGCGCCTTGTTGTCCTGCCGACAGCTGAGACGCCACGGGCTTAAAACGCACCGCGCACCTGCAACGCACCACACGCCTATAACGCGCTGCGTTCCCGCTTGAAGGCGGAGATGAAGGCCTCGTTCTCCCTGGGCAGGCCGACGGATATGCGCATGAAGCCTTCCATGTCGAAGGCCTGCCGGACGTAGACCTTCTTCTCCCACAGGCGGTCGATCAGCGTGTTCACGTTGGGACCGACTTCCACGGTGACGAAGATCGTCTGCGTACGGATGGGGCTGTACCCCATGGCCTCGAGTTCCGCGTACAGATATGCCTTGCCCCGGCGCGTGGATTCCACCGACCGGCGGACATGCTCCTGGTCGTCCAGCGCCGCGAGGGCGGCCACGGTGGACAGGGTATTCTTGTTGAGCATGCCGATGCTGAACCACGCCATGCGGTCAAGTAGCGCGGGATGGGCGATACCGTAACCGACCCGCATGCCACCCAGTCCGTAGGCCTTCGAGAAGGTCCTGGAAACCAGCAGGTTTTCCACTTCCTTGGTCAGGGAAATCATGGATGAATAGTCGGGATCGTCCACGAACTGGATGTAGGCCTCGTCCACACAGACGATGACGTCCTTCGGCATGGCCCGGATCGTCCGTTCCAGTTCGGCCGGATCGAGTATCTGGCCGGTGGGATTGTTTGGATTGCAGATGCTGATGATCCGGGTATCCCCGTCCACGGCTGCCGCCATGGCGTCCAGGTCCATCTGCCAGTCCCCGGTCAGCGGCACTTTCTTGACGGCCTGTCCGAGTTCCTCCGCCGTTCTCGGTATGGACCGGTAGGACGGGAAGGCCGTGACCGCGTTTCCCGGATTTTCCCAGAAGGCTGCCAGCGTAGCCGTGAGCAGGATCTCCGACGAGCCCACGCCCAGGACAACGGATTCGACGTCGACGTCGTGATGGGCTGCGAGGGCTTCCTCGAGCCGGTCGTGCATGGTATACCGGTTCATGCCGAACATCTTGCCGGCCACCGCCTCGATGGCCCGTTGCGAGGCGCCCAGGGGATTCTCGTTGATGCTGAGCTGGACCAGCGTGGGATCGTCGAGTCCGACGCCGTTCACCTCCTGCATCGTGGTTCCGCTGACCATCTGGGCGGCCGCCTCCCAGACCGGCGTGCCGATGAGCGAAACGCCCGCGCCTCCCAGCGCCGTGTTTCGCAAGAAACTACGCCGGTTCATGCCTTGTTCGTCAGCCATGATAACCTCCGTACTAGTTGGTAATCTAATTGCATGTTATCTCGGGGGAAATGTGCGTCCCGAATGATGGAAAGTCAAAGTTTCTTTTGGCCTTGAAAAGGGTGCGCGATATGGGTACACTGGAGGCGGTGCCGCGTTCGCTGCAACGCCGTTTTATTTGCAGCGCCTTTCAGCTACCCAGCCATCGCGAGGAGTTTTCATGAACGTACCAGACTATCAGGATTTCGATCGGAGCTTCTGGGACGAGGAACTGGCCGGTTTCGTGCCGGATACCGTCTACGACATGCACGTGCACATGTGGTCGGAACGGCACCGGGGCAAGCTGCCCCCGGACCCCACCGGGCTCCGGGTGGAGATCGACTACCAGGACCACCTGGCCTGGGCGGAGAAACTGTATCCGGGCCGCAGGATACATTACCTGGTTCTGGGCACGCCGATCCCCGGCGGGATCGACACGGAAGGCCACAACGACTGGATGGCCGAGGAGATGAAGCAGGACCCCGAATCGGCGATCAACATGATGGTCACGCCCGACATGTCGCCGGAATATGTTGCAACGCAGGTCAAGCGACACGGGTTCCTGGGCCTGAAACCCTACCGGACCTTCGCGCCGGACCCCACCCACTGCCGCATCCGGGACTTCCTGCCCGAGTCCTTCATCGAGGTGGCCCACGACCTGGGCCTCGCCATCACCATGCACATGTCCAAGCCCGAAGGGCCGGCGGACGCGGACAACCAGCAGGATCTGGCGGACTACACGAAGCGTTATCCCCGCGCCCAGTGGATCCTCGCCCATTGCGCCCGGGCCTTCAACTGCTTCATGATGGAGCGCGCCATCCACTTTCTCACGGACCTGCCCAATATCTGGTACGACACGTCGGCCGTGAACGACCTCTACTCCCAGTACCTGCTGATGAAACACGAGGACCGCTCGCGCGTCATGTTCGGTTCGGACAACGTGGTGGCGGGCTGCGCCCGGGGCAAGTACGTCACCTACGGGCGGGCGTGGACCTACTACGAGGGCACGACGGAGACGACGCCCCACTGCGATTCGCGGGCGACGCTGGTCATCTACGAGCAGCTGCGGCAGGAGAAACAGGTGGCGGACATGCTGGGCCTGACGTCGCAGGAGATCGAAGACCATTTCTCCGGCAACGCCCGGCGGTTCCTGCAGCAGGTCCGCGGGCAACAGGACTGGCGGCGGTAAGTCGGCAGGCCGCCCCATAAGCGATCGCATCCTACCCCCTCGACGGCTCCTCCATCCTCAGCCTGGCCTTGCGGACTTCCTCCACGAGATGATCCTGGTGGGCCAGGGGTTGTTCCAGGTGCTTCATGCGCGCCGGACCGGCCGTTTCCAGCATGGCTTCCCCGTAGATGCTGTCGAGCCAGAAACGGGCGGCAGCGGCGATCTCGTTCTTCAGCAAATGTACATCCTTTTCGCTGAACCGGGCCGTGCAGTTGATCGTGAACATCCTGCGCCGGTCGCTCCCGCCCCATGCGCTGTGCTTGGTGTTCTGGTTGAAAACGACGATGTCCCCCGGCTGCGTCTCGAGGGCCACAGCCGGTACCTCCCAGCCTCCAATACCCCAGTTTTCACCCGATTTCCTGATCTGGGATTCAAGCGAATCGGCATATGCATCGCCCCACCGGTGACTGCCCGGAATGACCCGCAGCGCGCCCGTTTCCCGCGTAAGTGGGTCGAGGTAGAGGGCCATTTTGAAATAGATGCGGGGTGGGGCACCACGCTTCTTGCCGGACCAGTCCGTGTCGGAATGCCAGTTGGTATCGCTGACATAGAAGTTGCCGTCGCTGCCCAGGTAGACAAAGTCATCCCCCAGGAGGCTGCCAAAAATGCCGTTGACGCGGGGGTCGTCGATGAGCGAGGACAGCACGGGATGCTGGTCGATGAAGGGCACGATACAGGACCGCGCCGTCCCGTCGTGGGGCTTGCCGTCATGGCCGCCGCCGCGCTCGTCCCATACGGCCTCGAAGGCGCCCGTGATCTCTTCGATACGGTCCTTCAGCAACCCGGGAAAACCGAGGTAGCCGAAGGTGTCCATGAACGCGAGTTGCTCTTTCGTCAGTCGCATGGGATGTTCTCCGCGCCGGACCGATGCAAGCACCGGACCGCTACAGGTGCCGGACCGCTACAGGTGCCGGACCGTTGCAAGCACCGGACCGCTGCCAGGGTCAGGTTTAGGGCTTGTAAGGCTTCGGTGGATCGAATACGTTCCTGAATATAACGCGCCTATGCC
Coding sequences within it:
- a CDS encoding aminotransferase class I/II-fold pyridoxal phosphate-dependent enzyme, whose product is MADEQGMNRRSFLRNTALGGAGVSLIGTPVWEAAAQMVSGTTMQEVNGVGLDDPTLVQLSINENPLGASQRAIEAVAGKMFGMNRYTMHDRLEEALAAHHDVDVESVVLGVGSSEILLTATLAAFWENPGNAVTAFPSYRSIPRTAEELGQAVKKVPLTGDWQMDLDAMAAAVDGDTRIISICNPNNPTGQILDPAELERTIRAMPKDVIVCVDEAYIQFVDDPDYSSMISLTKEVENLLVSRTFSKAYGLGGMRVGYGIAHPALLDRMAWFSIGMLNKNTLSTVAALAALDDQEHVRRSVESTRRGKAYLYAELEAMGYSPIRTQTIFVTVEVGPNVNTLIDRLWEKKVYVRQAFDMEGFMRISVGLPRENEAFISAFKRERSAL
- a CDS encoding amidohydrolase family protein, which translates into the protein MNVPDYQDFDRSFWDEELAGFVPDTVYDMHVHMWSERHRGKLPPDPTGLRVEIDYQDHLAWAEKLYPGRRIHYLVLGTPIPGGIDTEGHNDWMAEEMKQDPESAINMMVTPDMSPEYVATQVKRHGFLGLKPYRTFAPDPTHCRIRDFLPESFIEVAHDLGLAITMHMSKPEGPADADNQQDLADYTKRYPRAQWILAHCARAFNCFMMERAIHFLTDLPNIWYDTSAVNDLYSQYLLMKHEDRSRVMFGSDNVVAGCARGKYVTYGRAWTYYEGTTETTPHCDSRATLVIYEQLRQEKQVADMLGLTSQEIEDHFSGNARRFLQQVRGQQDWRR
- a CDS encoding phytanoyl-CoA dioxygenase family protein — its product is MRLTKEQLAFMDTFGYLGFPGLLKDRIEEITGAFEAVWDERGGGHDGKPHDGTARSCIVPFIDQHPVLSSLIDDPRVNGIFGSLLGDDFVYLGSDGNFYVSDTNWHSDTDWSGKKRGAPPRIYFKMALYLDPLTRETGALRVIPGSHRWGDAYADSLESQIRKSGENWGIGGWEVPAVALETQPGDIVVFNQNTKHSAWGGSDRRRMFTINCTARFSEKDVHLLKNEIAAAARFWLDSIYGEAMLETAGPARMKHLEQPLAHQDHLVEEVRKARLRMEEPSRG